A genomic segment from Chitinophaga flava encodes:
- a CDS encoding ATP-binding protein translates to MSSEVVKQLQEAVQFSPENVPLRLHLAQVLLQDYEYVQAEEQYRKVLELSPENTAAQLGLARTFYHQQKYSAAIVVLEQLEHHEPDHFDALLLHCRILVKENSLHAAKDVYQHLLLLNPGFRDEALDAQFRLPQQQQNFTLDDEEEEDPDKIFTMEKPDINFSDVGGMEREKQEIDLKIIKPLQFPDLYKAYGKKAGGGILLYGPPGCGKTYLAKATAGQIQAEFINVGIHDVLDMWVGNSEKNLHGLFELARQRKPCVLFFDEVDALGANRTAMRNSGASHLINQFLAEMDGIAADNENVLIIGATNAPWSLDPAFRRPGRFDRIIFVAPPDTDGREAILKLQLRNKPVSDVDYKALAKATAGYSGADLKAIVDIAIEDKLMEALEKGVPQPISQKELVKAIKTHKPTTREWFNTARNYALYSNEAGLYDDVLKYLDIKK, encoded by the coding sequence ATGTCATCGGAAGTTGTCAAACAATTACAGGAAGCCGTGCAGTTTTCTCCGGAAAATGTGCCTTTACGCTTACATCTCGCCCAGGTGCTGTTACAGGATTATGAATATGTGCAAGCTGAAGAACAATACCGCAAAGTATTGGAACTCTCACCCGAAAACACCGCTGCACAACTGGGACTAGCCCGTACTTTCTATCATCAGCAAAAATATTCTGCCGCCATAGTCGTACTCGAACAACTGGAACATCATGAACCAGACCACTTCGATGCGCTGTTGCTGCATTGCCGCATCCTGGTAAAGGAAAACTCCCTCCATGCAGCAAAAGATGTTTACCAGCACCTCCTGCTGCTGAATCCCGGCTTCCGTGATGAAGCGCTCGATGCGCAGTTCCGCTTACCACAACAGCAGCAAAACTTTACGCTTGATGATGAAGAGGAAGAAGATCCCGACAAGATCTTTACCATGGAGAAACCCGACATCAACTTCTCTGATGTGGGTGGTATGGAAAGAGAGAAACAGGAAATAGACCTGAAAATTATCAAGCCGCTGCAATTCCCCGACCTGTATAAGGCCTATGGCAAAAAGGCCGGTGGAGGCATCTTACTATATGGACCTCCGGGATGTGGTAAAACCTATCTGGCCAAAGCCACTGCCGGACAAATACAGGCAGAGTTTATCAACGTGGGCATCCACGATGTACTGGACATGTGGGTCGGCAACAGTGAAAAGAACCTCCATGGCCTGTTTGAACTGGCGCGTCAGCGCAAGCCCTGCGTGCTTTTCTTTGATGAAGTAGATGCACTGGGCGCCAATCGCACAGCTATGCGCAACAGCGGTGCCAGTCACCTCATCAACCAGTTCCTCGCCGAAATGGATGGTATCGCAGCCGATAACGAAAATGTGCTGATCATCGGTGCTACCAACGCTCCCTGGAGCCTCGATCCTGCCTTCAGACGCCCGGGCCGCTTCGACAGGATCATCTTCGTGGCGCCACCCGACACAGATGGCCGAGAAGCCATCCTTAAACTGCAGCTCCGCAACAAACCAGTGTCCGACGTGGATTACAAAGCACTGGCCAAAGCCACCGCCGGCTACTCCGGCGCTGATCTGAAAGCCATTGTCGATATTGCCATCGAAGATAAACTCATGGAAGCACTGGAGAAAGGTGTACCACAACCGATATCACAAAAAGAACTGGTGAAAGCCATCAAAACACACAAGCCTACCACCAGGGAATGGTTTAATACAGCCCGTAATTATGCCCTGTATTCCAACGAGGCCGGACTGTATGATGATGTGCTCAAATACCTGGATATTAAGAAATAA